The Tumebacillus amylolyticus DNA segment GCTCATCGTCATGCGCCGGCCCTCGCAGAAGTTTCGTTTCGCGATTCATGGAAAGCGTTGGAACGCGAGCTAAACGGACACCCTGTCGAGATGGAGCCGTCCATGCGCGACCGAATGACCGAGATTCTGAAAAAAAGGAGGACGTCCGATGACGAACAAGCATGAGATGTTGGCGAAACTCAACGAGCAATCTCAGCAAAGGCAACACGCATTCTTGGACGGCATCGCCAACCGTCTCGGACGCCCGCGCCTCACAGAAAAACCGGCACACCCGCATCGCGGCGCGCCTGATTTCTGGCAACGGTACGAAATCTCGGAGGAGGAGCGAGTCGCGCTGTTCGTCCACAATTGGAACGGGCTCGGCGGCATCGTCAGACGTTTTTCGGAAAAAGAGGCGCTGTCGGCGTTCGTCGCAGAAGTTGCGGACACCCTCGGCGCGAAGAATCTCGTGCGCTGGGATCATGAGCTGTTGCAAGACCTCAACGTAGAAGCCCGGCTCCCGCATGTGGAGATGACTGTCTGGAACTCGGACGACGCTCTGAACTTGAAAGCCAAGGCAGCCGGAGCTGACATCGGAATCGTCGTCGCCGATCATGCCATCGCACAAACCGGAACGGTCTGCGTCACCTCGGACGCGGGCAAGGGCCGTTCCGTCTCTCTCTTGCCAACCGCTCTGATCACGATCATCCAAGTAGAAGACCTCAAAACGCGCATGGGCGAAGTGCTGACCGCTCTGCAAACGCAATACGGCACAACACTTCCCGCAGGTGTCCACTTCATCACGGGGCCAAGTCGCTCGGCAGACATCGAGAATGACTTGACCATCGGGGTACACGGACCGGGAATCGTCTACGCACTGCTCTTGGGGTAAAAAAAGAAGGCGTTACACTCGTGGGAGTGTAACGCCTTTTTTCGCTGCTTCGCTTACAGGTCTGCAACTTTGACCAATTGCTTGCCGATGTTGTCGCCGCGGAAGAGGCCGAGGAACGCTTCGACGACGTTTTCAAGTCCGTCGACGATGTTCTCGCGGTATTTGATCTTGCCTTCCATGACCCACTGGCCGAGTTGTTGCATGCCTTCTTTGTGTTGCTTGGCATAGTCGTTGACGATAAACCCTTTGGCGAGGGCACTGCTTTTCAGCAGTTGCGTGAACACGCGCGGGCCGAGGTCCGGCTTCTCCAAGTTGTACTGGGAGATTTGACCACAGATTGCGATGCGTGCTTGGAAGTTGATGCGGCTCATGACGGCATCGGTGATTTCGCCGCCGACGTTGTCAAAGTACACGTCTACCCCGTTCGGGCAGGCTTCCTTCAACGCAGCGCGCATGTCTGCCGTGGTTTTGTAGTTAATCGCGACATCGAAGCCGAGTTCGTGGGTGAGATACGCGCACTTCTCGTCGTCCCCGGCGATCCCGACCACACGGCAGCCTTTGATCTTGGCAATCTGGCCGACGATCGTGCCGACAGCACCGGCAGCACCGGAGACGACGACCGTTTCGCCCTCTTGCGGTTGGCCGATTTCAAGCAGACCGAAGTACGCGGTCAGACCGGGCATCCCGACAACGCCGAGCGCAGTGGAGATCGGCGCGACGGACGGGTCGATTTTCAACAGACCGCGCCCGTTGGAGACGCTGAAATCTTGCCAACCCAGCAAGCCGACGACCACATCGCCCGGTTGCCAGCGTTCGTTTTTGCTCTCCACGATTTCCCCGACGACGCCCCCTTGCAGGACTTCGCCGAGTGGATACGGCTCCACGTACGATTTCGCATCGCTCATGCGACCGCGCATGTACGGGTCAACAGACAGATAGAGCGTGCGCACGAGAACTTGACCGTCCTCCAAGTCAGGAAGAGTCACCTCGCGCAGTTCAAAGTTTTCATCGGCGGGCATCCCGACCGGACGGCTGGTGAGCAGGAACTGGCGGTTTTTTCGATTCGTCAAGGTACTTCACTCCTTGTGCAAAGATAGACGCAAGTTGCATATGTATGGGTGGTAGACGTGATTGTATTACTTCATGAATGTAACCTACTTTAGATTCGAAAGTCAAGCGTGGTTTGGGCAAGATTCGCAGAGCAAGCAGGAATGGGGCTTGTGTTAGCGAAACGTCTAATACTGTACTACTTATCTTTTAAAAAGGAAGGGTCGATCCATGAACATTAAAACAAAGCTCTACACAGGGTTTGGAGCGGTCCTTGCGTTGGTGATTTTGATGCTGTTGTTGGTTTTGAACATGCTCAGCAACTTGAACGGCAGCATGAATGACATCGTGAAGGACCGCTATGCGAAGCTAAAAAACGTAACGGCTGTGCGGTACGAAATCAGCAACATCAACCGTGAACTCTACTCTTTGGTGTTGGACAACAAGCAGAGTGCCCTGGACACGACGGTGCAAGACATTACCGCTTCCAAGACGCGGGAAGAACAAGCGATGCAACTCCTTGAAAAATCTGTGGAGATTGACGATGCCAAGACATACGTCGCCCAACTCCGCACGCAGAGCATCTCGTTTGACCGGAATCTCAACCGCTTGATCGAAATGGCGCGCGCCGGTCAACATGAGGACGCCGTGGCGTTGTTGCAAGGCAACTTGCAGATTGATCGGATCGCGTTGTTCGATACGGTGGAGCAGTTAAAAGCCGTGCAGGAAAACCGGATGGAGACTGCGTTGCAGGACGCGACCAAAACCTACAACTTGGCTGTAAAATTCACGGTGGGCTTGATTTTGTTCTCGCTGATCGTCGGCGGCTTCATTGCATTCGGGGTTGTGCGCAGCACGACCGGTTCCCTGCGCTATGTCGCATCGGTCATCACCCGCGTCACAGAAGGGTCCAAGGAAGACTTGCCGCGCATCGAAGTGAAAACGCAGGACGAGGTCGGTGAAATCTCCAAAGCTTTCAACGCCATGGCGGAGGCTCTGGAAGACCACGCCCGCCACGAGCGCGAGTTCCAAGCGGCCATCCAAGAGCAAAGCTGGTTGAAGACCAAGTTTGCCGAGATCACGACGATGTACCAAGGCGTGCAAGACCTGCAATCGCTCGCCGGTTTGCTGATGTCGAAGCTCGCACCTTTGGTTTCGGCCAGCTATGGAGTCTTCTATCTAAGAGAAGGAGTCCGCGACCAACAGCGTCTGGTGAAGTTGGCGGCGTACGCCGACAACGAACAAGACCTCGCAGCAGAGGGCTTCCGCATCGGCGAAGGCTTGGTCGGTCAATGTGCGCAGGAGAATCGCGCCATTCTGCTGACCGACATCCCGGACGGGTACATACGCATCACCTCGGGACTGGGTTCCGCCACTCCCACTTGTATCTTGGTCCTGCCCGTTGAGTACGAAGGTCAAGTGCGGGCCGTGATCGAGTTGGCGTCGTTCGAACCCTTCACGGACAGCCAACGCACCCTGCTCAACCAAGTGGTGGAAAACGTCGGCACCACGATCAACTCGATCGCCTACCACATGCAAGTGGAAAAACTGCTCAAAGAATCGCAGGCGATGACCGAAGAGTTGCAAAGCCAGTCCGAAGAATTGCAACTCCAACAGGAAGAACTCAAAACGATCAACGAAAAGCTGGAGGAGCAATACAACAACTCCGAGACGAAAACCCGCGAGTTGCAGAAAACCAAAGTGGACTTGGAAGACAAGGCCCGCCAATTGGTGCTCTCCTCGAAGTACAAGTCGGAATTCCTCGCCAACATGTCGCATGAATTGCGGACTCCGCTGAACTCGCTGTTGATCCTCGCCCAGATGCTGGCGGAGAATGTGGACGGCAACTTGAGTCAGAAGCAGATCGACTTTGCGAATACCATCCATGCTTCCGGCAACGACTTGCTGAACTTGATCAACGACGTCCTCGATCTCTCCAAAGTGGAATCGGGCAAGATGGACGTTCATTTAGAAGAAATTCTGCTCGAAGACGTGCGACGGTTCGCAGAACGACAATTCGAACCTCTCGCCCGTCAAAAAGGGCTTGCTTTCACCGTGAACGTTCACGCCAATGTGCCGGGCGCCGTCTACACAGACGAAGTGCGACTCCAACAGATCGTGAAAAACTTGCTCTCCAACGCGTTCAAGTTCACCGAAGCGGGCGGGGTACACCTCGACATTCGCCTCGCAGAAAACCGAGCATTTGCAGAAGGCACGCCCTTGGCGCAATCGCCGTCCGTGCTGGCGATTTCCGTCACCGACACCGGGATTGGCATCCCGAAATCCAAGCAAGAAGTGATCTTCGAAGCGTTCCGTCAAGCGGACGGCACCACATCCCGCAAGTACGGCGGCACGGGACTCGGCCTCTCGATCTCCCGCGAGATCGCGCAACTCTTGGGCGGAACTCTGGAAGTGATCTCGGTCGAGGGCCGTGGTTCCACGTTCACATTCTATCTGCCAACTGAGTATCAACCGACGCAAGGCGTAACGAGTGCGGCGCTTTTTGACGCAAACGAAGAGGCGGAAGTGGCCGTCACGCTCGCAGACGCTGAAACTGAGATTTCGACCCCCGACAACGTGACGGCTGCAGAATGCCCCTTGGAAGGGAAAAAAGTGTTGCTGGTCGATGACGACATGCGCAACATCTTCGCGTTGACGACCGCGCTGGAAGCTCAGCAGATGAAAGTGATCTTTGCAGAAAACGGGCGCGAAGGCGTGGAGATGCTCCGCGAGAACCTCGACGTGGACTTGGTGCTGATGGATATTATGATGCCGGAGATGGATGGATATGAGGCGATGCGCTTGATCCGCCAGATACCGGGCGGGGAAGACCTGCCGATCATCGCCTTGACAGCCAAAGCGATGAAAAACGACCGGGCGAAGTGCATCGACGCCGGGGCATCCGATTACATCTCCAAACCGTTGAATTTGGAGCAGTTGTTCTCGTTGATGCGGGTGTGGTTGTATCGGTAAGCGGGCAGAGAGGAGGAGCACGCCATATGGAAGAGTTTGATGACGTGCGGCGGGACGCTCATGACTTCTTGGAGATTGGAGAAGTCGAGCGTATCGAGATGCAGCTTCTCATGGAAGGAATCTACCGGCTCCACGGATTTGATTTTAAGAATTATTCGTTGCCGTTCCTCAACCGCCGCATCCAGCACCGGATGCGGGCGGAGAAACTGCATTCGATCTCGGCGTTGCAGGATAAAGTCCTGCACGATCCGAAAGTGATGGAACGCATGCTGAACGACTTTTCCGTCAATGTCACGGAGATGTTCCGTGACCCGTCGTTTTTCCGGGCGTTTCGTCAGCGCGTCGTGCCGATCTTGCGCGAGTATCCGTACATCCGCATCTGGCATGCCGGTTGCTCGACGGGCGAAGAAGTCTATTCGATGGCGATCCTCTTGCATGAAGTTGGTTTGTATCAAAAAGCTCGGCTGTATGCGACCGACATGAACGAAAAAAGCCTCCAGCGGGCGGAACGTGGTGAGTTTCCGCTCCAGCGCATGCAGCTTTACACCAAGAACTACCTCAACGCCGGAGGGTCCAAGGCATTTTCAGAGTATTACAGCGCTATACATGAAACAGTGGCGTTCCATCCATTTTTGCGAGAGAACATCGTGTTCGCGCAACATAATTTGGTGACGGACCGCTCGTTTAATGAGTTTCATGTGATTGTTTGCCGCAACGTCATGATCTACTTTGATCAGTCGTTACAAAACCGTGTACACGGGCTGTTCTATGACAGCTTGAGCGACGGGGGCATCCTTGCGCTTGGCAGTCGGGAAGGGCTGGCGCTGACGAAACTCGCCGTTCACTATGAGGAAGTCGATCCAGCTGAGAAGTTGTACCGGAAGATCAAATAATGAGGCGATGACATGGGACTGAATCAACAGGAAGTCAACATCCTCATGGTCGATGACCGACCCGAAAACTTGTTGGCGCTCGAAGCGGTGTTGCAACAACCGCACTACCGTTTGGTCAGCGCAACTTCGGGAGAGGAAGCGTTGAAGTGTGTATTAAAGGAAGAGTTTGCGGTGATTCTGCTCGATGTGCAGATGCCGGGGATGAACGGATTTGAAACCGCCAAGCTGATCAAAGCCCGCGAACGCTCCCGACACATCCCGATCATCTTCATTACGGCGATTCACCAAGCGACCGAACATGTCCATCACGGCTATGCGGTGGGGGCGAACGATTATATTTTCAAGCCGTTCCACCCCGACACGCTTCGTCTGAAAGTGGAGAGTTTCGTAAAAATCCACCGCGACCGCGAGATTTTAAAGCAGCGCACGCGCGAGTTGGAGGAAGCCAACAAGTTGCTCAAACGGACTTCCTCGGAGTTGCGCCGTACAGAAGCGTTGGCAAGG contains these protein-coding regions:
- a CDS encoding LutC/YkgG family protein; the protein is MTNKHEMLAKLNEQSQQRQHAFLDGIANRLGRPRLTEKPAHPHRGAPDFWQRYEISEEERVALFVHNWNGLGGIVRRFSEKEALSAFVAEVADTLGAKNLVRWDHELLQDLNVEARLPHVEMTVWNSDDALNLKAKAAGADIGIVVADHAIAQTGTVCVTSDAGKGRSVSLLPTALITIIQVEDLKTRMGEVLTALQTQYGTTLPAGVHFITGPSRSADIENDLTIGVHGPGIVYALLLG
- a CDS encoding NADP-dependent oxidoreductase, with product MTNRKNRQFLLTSRPVGMPADENFELREVTLPDLEDGQVLVRTLYLSVDPYMRGRMSDAKSYVEPYPLGEVLQGGVVGEIVESKNERWQPGDVVVGLLGWQDFSVSNGRGLLKIDPSVAPISTALGVVGMPGLTAYFGLLEIGQPQEGETVVVSGAAGAVGTIVGQIAKIKGCRVVGIAGDDEKCAYLTHELGFDVAINYKTTADMRAALKEACPNGVDVYFDNVGGEITDAVMSRINFQARIAICGQISQYNLEKPDLGPRVFTQLLKSSALAKGFIVNDYAKQHKEGMQQLGQWVMEGKIKYRENIVDGLENVVEAFLGLFRGDNIGKQLVKVADL
- a CDS encoding ATP-binding protein translates to MNIKTKLYTGFGAVLALVILMLLLVLNMLSNLNGSMNDIVKDRYAKLKNVTAVRYEISNINRELYSLVLDNKQSALDTTVQDITASKTREEQAMQLLEKSVEIDDAKTYVAQLRTQSISFDRNLNRLIEMARAGQHEDAVALLQGNLQIDRIALFDTVEQLKAVQENRMETALQDATKTYNLAVKFTVGLILFSLIVGGFIAFGVVRSTTGSLRYVASVITRVTEGSKEDLPRIEVKTQDEVGEISKAFNAMAEALEDHARHEREFQAAIQEQSWLKTKFAEITTMYQGVQDLQSLAGLLMSKLAPLVSASYGVFYLREGVRDQQRLVKLAAYADNEQDLAAEGFRIGEGLVGQCAQENRAILLTDIPDGYIRITSGLGSATPTCILVLPVEYEGQVRAVIELASFEPFTDSQRTLLNQVVENVGTTINSIAYHMQVEKLLKESQAMTEELQSQSEELQLQQEELKTINEKLEEQYNNSETKTRELQKTKVDLEDKARQLVLSSKYKSEFLANMSHELRTPLNSLLILAQMLAENVDGNLSQKQIDFANTIHASGNDLLNLINDVLDLSKVESGKMDVHLEEILLEDVRRFAERQFEPLARQKGLAFTVNVHANVPGAVYTDEVRLQQIVKNLLSNAFKFTEAGGVHLDIRLAENRAFAEGTPLAQSPSVLAISVTDTGIGIPKSKQEVIFEAFRQADGTTSRKYGGTGLGLSISREIAQLLGGTLEVISVEGRGSTFTFYLPTEYQPTQGVTSAALFDANEEAEVAVTLADAETEISTPDNVTAAECPLEGKKVLLVDDDMRNIFALTTALEAQQMKVIFAENGREGVEMLRENLDVDLVLMDIMMPEMDGYEAMRLIRQIPGGEDLPIIALTAKAMKNDRAKCIDAGASDYISKPLNLEQLFSLMRVWLYR
- a CDS encoding CheR family methyltransferase, whose amino-acid sequence is MEEFDDVRRDAHDFLEIGEVERIEMQLLMEGIYRLHGFDFKNYSLPFLNRRIQHRMRAEKLHSISALQDKVLHDPKVMERMLNDFSVNVTEMFRDPSFFRAFRQRVVPILREYPYIRIWHAGCSTGEEVYSMAILLHEVGLYQKARLYATDMNEKSLQRAERGEFPLQRMQLYTKNYLNAGGSKAFSEYYSAIHETVAFHPFLRENIVFAQHNLVTDRSFNEFHVIVCRNVMIYFDQSLQNRVHGLFYDSLSDGGILALGSREGLALTKLAVHYEEVDPAEKLYRKIK